A genomic segment from Centroberyx gerrardi isolate f3 chromosome 22, fCenGer3.hap1.cur.20231027, whole genome shotgun sequence encodes:
- the LOC139915533 gene encoding crystallin J1B-like isoform X2 → MMALSVADRAIGAIIGAAVADAAAQPMHWIYNPDRLKEVLADLEPSPEFRPQSANPFYRRTTGEQTCYGDQAYVLLESLSQCGDVNVEDLTKRIYKFFGPGTVYDLPLNDPYRQKGGPKAVLPIDGPWRNGSLKAFMRNVDAGNAETGCAVDCQMDGVTKLAPVVAMYAGRAEMLDKVEEALRVTQNNDMCVAGTLAAARFIEHFILNGPDPNAVDAVLAQLNDPKRQNPQELDKAVIAHIHQVKDNLAKTSQQLIPAVFTNTUALPGAFQGALHGVLTLSQLDEAVRDTMRCGGCTSSRASFIGACFGAQTGLQGIPESWRNRTLRYPLLLELAKKVVTSQQA, encoded by the exons ATG ATGGCCTTGAGTGTGGCAGACAGAGCCATTGGGGCCATTATTGGGGCAGCAGTGGCAGATGCAGCAG CCCAGCCCATGCATTGGATCTACAACCCAGACAGGCTTAAAGAAGTTCTCGCCGATCTGGAGCCCAGTCCGGAGTTCCGGCCTCAGTCGGCGAATCCTTTCTACCGCCGGACGACGGGGGAGCAGACCTGCTATGGAGACCAGGCGTACGTCTTGTTGGAGTCACTGAGTCAGTGCGGAG ATGTCAATGTGGAGGACTTGACCAAGCGCATCTACAAGTTCTTTGGCCCAGGAACTGTGTACGATCTGCCTCTCAATGATCCTTACCGGCAGAAAGGAG GTCCCAAAGCTGTCCTCCCCATTGACGGCCCATGGAGGAATGGGAGCCTGAAAGCGTTCATGAGAAATGTGGACGCCGGCAACGCAGAAACTG gctgTGCTGTGGACTGTCAGATGGACGGTGTCACTAAACTGGCTCCAGTAGTGGCCATGTACGCTGGACGAGCCGAGATGCTGGACAAAGTGGAGGAAGCCTTACGGGTCACCCAGAACAATGACATGTGTGTGGCTGGGACACTGGCTGCAGCAAG GTTTATCGAGCATTTCATTCTGAATGGTCCTGATCCCAATGCTGTGGATGCAGTGCTGGCCCAGCTGAATGACCCAAAGAGGCAGAACCCTCAGGAGCTGGACAAGGCTGTCATTG CGCACATCCACCAGGTGAAGGACAACCTAGCCAAGACTTCCCAACAGCTCATACCTGCTGTGTTCACAAACACATGAG ccTTGCCCGGTGCGTTCCAGGGAGCGCTTCATGGCGTCCTGACGCTGAGCCAGTTGGACGAGGCGGTCAGGGACACCATGCGCTGCGGGGGATGCACCTCCAGCCGAGCCTCCTTCATAGGAGCCTGTTTTGGGGCACAG ACCGGCCTGCAGGGAATCCCGGAGTCTTGGAGGAACAGGACGCTCAGATatcctctgctgctggagctaGCCAAAAAAGTGGTCACAAGTCAGCAAGCCTAG
- the LOC139915533 gene encoding crystallin J1B-like isoform X1: MQMALSVADRAIGAIIGAAVADAAAQPMHWIYNPDRLKEVLADLEPSPEFRPQSANPFYRRTTGEQTCYGDQAYVLLESLSQCGDVNVEDLTKRIYKFFGPGTVYDLPLNDPYRQKGGPKAVLPIDGPWRNGSLKAFMRNVDAGNAETGCAVDCQMDGVTKLAPVVAMYAGRAEMLDKVEEALRVTQNNDMCVAGTLAAARFIEHFILNGPDPNAVDAVLAQLNDPKRQNPQELDKAVIAHIHQVKDNLAKTSQQLIPAVFTNTUALPGAFQGALHGVLTLSQLDEAVRDTMRCGGCTSSRASFIGACFGAQTGLQGIPESWRNRTLRYPLLLELAKKVVTSQQA, from the exons ATG CAGATGGCCTTGAGTGTGGCAGACAGAGCCATTGGGGCCATTATTGGGGCAGCAGTGGCAGATGCAGCAG CCCAGCCCATGCATTGGATCTACAACCCAGACAGGCTTAAAGAAGTTCTCGCCGATCTGGAGCCCAGTCCGGAGTTCCGGCCTCAGTCGGCGAATCCTTTCTACCGCCGGACGACGGGGGAGCAGACCTGCTATGGAGACCAGGCGTACGTCTTGTTGGAGTCACTGAGTCAGTGCGGAG ATGTCAATGTGGAGGACTTGACCAAGCGCATCTACAAGTTCTTTGGCCCAGGAACTGTGTACGATCTGCCTCTCAATGATCCTTACCGGCAGAAAGGAG GTCCCAAAGCTGTCCTCCCCATTGACGGCCCATGGAGGAATGGGAGCCTGAAAGCGTTCATGAGAAATGTGGACGCCGGCAACGCAGAAACTG gctgTGCTGTGGACTGTCAGATGGACGGTGTCACTAAACTGGCTCCAGTAGTGGCCATGTACGCTGGACGAGCCGAGATGCTGGACAAAGTGGAGGAAGCCTTACGGGTCACCCAGAACAATGACATGTGTGTGGCTGGGACACTGGCTGCAGCAAG GTTTATCGAGCATTTCATTCTGAATGGTCCTGATCCCAATGCTGTGGATGCAGTGCTGGCCCAGCTGAATGACCCAAAGAGGCAGAACCCTCAGGAGCTGGACAAGGCTGTCATTG CGCACATCCACCAGGTGAAGGACAACCTAGCCAAGACTTCCCAACAGCTCATACCTGCTGTGTTCACAAACACATGAG ccTTGCCCGGTGCGTTCCAGGGAGCGCTTCATGGCGTCCTGACGCTGAGCCAGTTGGACGAGGCGGTCAGGGACACCATGCGCTGCGGGGGATGCACCTCCAGCCGAGCCTCCTTCATAGGAGCCTGTTTTGGGGCACAG ACCGGCCTGCAGGGAATCCCGGAGTCTTGGAGGAACAGGACGCTCAGATatcctctgctgctggagctaGCCAAAAAAGTGGTCACAAGTCAGCAAGCCTAG